From Blattabacterium cuenoti, the proteins below share one genomic window:
- the secD gene encoding protein translocase subunit SecD produces MRIINFFTIFIAFFLTIICLYYISFSLNISNVEFFRKKKNYSKERYKYEKVRNNKTLNLGLDLKGGISMMIEISEKDLLKKFSNNSQDPIFLRALENADKEKKKNQNINYFSYFLNFFHREKKIMKSHSSFTDLFSKKFYLNEINSDRSDKETEKIIRNKIESSIDNTSNILRYRINQLGDVQPNIQRIKKTNRILIELSGIKDINRIKNILQRKAELQFFEIVNLKEIFPFFEKINNFYSIKKNNKEKSFIEKLNIKNIELDNIIVGLVKREDKNNVTNFLNSTEFIDLLPYNLKNIKFLWGYKEYIKDKNKYAQLFAVKNNESEDYSIKENMIVNAYKSFGPFNEIFVNIQMDREGAKNWSLFTEKNLEKGIAIVLDHLVYTAPIVKSVIKNGISQISGNFSLQESNDLINILNGGKLPTSIKIIQSEMIGPSLGKDTIKKGMISFIISIFFIFICMFYYYSIPGIYANISLIFNLIFIFGILISINSVLTFSGIAGIILTLAMSMDACILIYEKIKEDLKNGFSIRQAIHNSYQFKGSLSSIIDSQVTTLLCGLILFFFGIGPIKSFSISLIIGIFTSFFSSVCLCKSFLENHLNYKKIFFRVSNYKKKFFFQWDFLSKRKFFYTISMVSILFSLTSIYYQGLNFGIDFVGGCSYVIRFDREVSPNEISSILSKKFSEKEKSILSIKVFSFGDKNQLKIITKSRIENEDRKVDQEILKKIFFSLKPYFFTSIDFRHFQNNEKNKSIGLLFYEKVDPIISDKIIKNSFFSIILSLLGIFIYLLIRFKKWEFSFSAIISLLHDTIIIFGLFSFFHKRFPLFFEVNQTFIAAILTIIGYSINDTVVLYDKIRNYQYNMGSSFSMKEIINNGINNSLTRTMKTSFITILVITIIFLFGGQTLHSFMLALFFGVMIGTYSSIFIASSIIYDFSKK; encoded by the coding sequence GATGATAGAAATATCTGAAAAAGATTTATTGAAAAAATTTTCTAATAATTCTCAGGATCCTATTTTTTTAAGAGCATTAGAAAATGCAGATAAAGAAAAAAAGAAAAACCAAAATATTAATTACTTTTCTTATTTTTTAAATTTTTTTCATAGGGAAAAGAAAATAATGAAAAGTCATTCTTCCTTCACTGATTTATTTTCAAAAAAATTTTATTTAAATGAAATAAACTCTGATCGTTCTGATAAAGAAACAGAAAAAATTATCAGAAATAAAATAGAATCTTCTATTGATAATACATCTAACATTCTTAGATACAGAATAAATCAATTGGGAGACGTTCAACCTAATATACAAAGAATAAAAAAAACTAATAGAATTTTAATAGAATTATCCGGAATAAAAGATATAAATAGAATAAAAAACATTTTACAAAGAAAAGCTGAATTACAATTTTTTGAAATTGTTAATTTAAAGGAGATTTTTCCATTTTTTGAAAAAATCAATAATTTTTATTCTATAAAAAAAAACAATAAAGAAAAATCTTTTATAGAAAAATTAAATATTAAAAATATAGAATTGGATAACATTATAGTAGGATTAGTTAAAAGAGAGGACAAAAACAATGTTACAAATTTTTTAAATTCTACAGAATTTATAGATTTATTACCATATAATCTAAAAAATATAAAATTTTTATGGGGATATAAAGAATATATAAAGGATAAAAATAAATATGCACAATTGTTTGCTGTTAAAAATAATGAAAGTGAAGATTATTCTATAAAAGAAAATATGATTGTTAATGCTTATAAATCTTTTGGTCCATTTAATGAAATTTTTGTAAATATTCAAATGGATCGAGAAGGAGCTAAAAATTGGAGTCTTTTTACTGAAAAAAACCTTGAAAAGGGTATAGCGATAGTTCTTGATCACTTAGTTTATACTGCTCCAATTGTAAAATCTGTGATAAAGAATGGTATATCACAAATATCTGGAAATTTTTCTTTACAAGAATCAAATGATTTGATCAATATATTAAATGGAGGAAAATTACCTACTTCGATAAAAATAATTCAGTCAGAGATGATTGGTCCTTCTTTAGGAAAAGATACAATCAAAAAAGGAATGATATCCTTCATTATTTCTATATTTTTCATATTCATTTGTATGTTTTATTATTATTCAATTCCGGGAATATATGCTAATATATCGTTAATTTTTAATTTGATATTCATATTTGGAATACTTATTTCCATTAATTCTGTATTAACATTTTCTGGAATAGCAGGTATTATACTAACTTTAGCTATGTCTATGGACGCTTGTATTCTTATTTATGAAAAAATTAAAGAAGATTTAAAAAATGGATTTTCTATTCGTCAAGCAATACATAATAGCTATCAATTTAAAGGATCTTTATCTTCTATTATAGATAGTCAAGTAACTACTTTATTGTGTGGTTTAATCCTATTTTTTTTTGGAATAGGTCCTATTAAAAGTTTTTCCATTTCTTTAATTATAGGAATATTTACTTCTTTTTTTTCTTCTGTATGTTTATGCAAATCTTTCTTAGAAAATCATTTAAATTATAAAAAAATTTTTTTTAGAGTTTCCAATTATAAAAAAAAATTTTTTTTTCAATGGGATTTTTTATCCAAAAGAAAATTTTTTTATACCATTTCTATGGTTAGTATTCTATTCAGTTTAACATCTATTTATTATCAAGGATTAAATTTTGGAATAGATTTTGTAGGTGGATGTTCTTATGTTATTCGTTTTGATCGTGAAGTTTCTCCAAATGAGATATCTTCTATTTTATCCAAAAAATTTTCAGAAAAAGAAAAAAGTATTTTATCTATAAAAGTTTTCTCTTTTGGAGATAAAAATCAGCTAAAAATAATAACAAAATCTAGAATAGAAAATGAAGATAGAAAGGTAGATCAAGAAATCCTAAAAAAAATATTTTTTTCATTAAAACCATATTTTTTTACTTCCATAGATTTTCGTCATTTTCAAAATAACGAAAAAAATAAATCTATAGGATTACTTTTTTACGAAAAAGTAGATCCTATAATCTCTGATAAAATAATTAAAAATTCTTTTTTTTCAATAATCCTATCCTTATTAGGAATTTTTATTTACCTACTTATCAGATTTAAAAAATGGGAATTTAGTTTTAGTGCTATTATTTCTCTTCTTCACGATACAATAATTATATTTGGTTTATTTTCATTTTTTCATAAAAGGTTTCCTCTTTTTTTTGAAGTAAATCAAACGTTTATTGCTGCTATATTAACTATTATAGGTTATTCAATTAATGATACAGTTGTTTTATACGATAAAATTAGGAATTATCAATATAATATGGGATCCAGTTTTTCAATGAAAGAAATTATAAATAATGGAATTAATAATTCTTTAACAAGAACAATGAAAACTTCATTTATCACAATATTAGTGATAACTATTATTTTTTTATTTGGAGGTCAGACTCTTCATAGTTTTATGTTAGCTTTGTTTTTCGGAGTAATGATTGGAACCTATTCTTCTATATTTATAGCTTCATCTAT